Proteins from a genomic interval of Lolium perenne isolate Kyuss_39 chromosome 1, Kyuss_2.0, whole genome shotgun sequence:
- the LOC139831859 gene encoding uncharacterized protein — protein sequence MVHLAIHLPKEARLRGPVHYGWMYPVERRLLTLKRYVRNNARPEGSIAEAYIVDECLTFCSRYFGNVETRFNRPSRNPERDDSHIGDLSVFKHGVKFIGASQYVYAGEDYDNMVWYVLRSCPEVDPYIDLCKQELNQRGGQINVDRWLAKNFARWFQTHIGKMRNDVCPDLYALACKPDFRVRLYSACVVDSVRYHTVDREKNRKTQNSGIVSEGDHDGNSIDFFGQLKSIIRLQYNSSSGVHRSVVLFWCDWFDLGGRKPGLDDDGHFKSVNTAKFWYKNDPFLLTSQATKVFYVPDTKLKGKWQVVQKFHHRHLWSVKENEQGPGVAVLSYQDEDSSQVPVQEKEGTARSRTRSDQECVLLEKVIVDKLKKRSKEVVPEEIEEVDETMYQYCTDDDDDGGNRTRNRPVSEEDE from the exons atggtgcatttggccatccatttaccaaaagaggcaaggcttagaggcccagtgcattacggttggatgtacccagtcgaaagaaggttgctaacattgaagcgttatgtccggaacaatgccaggccggagggatcgattgccgaagcatatattgttgatgagtgcctgacattttgctcgagatacttcggcaatgttgaaacaagattcaaccgtccaagcagaaatccggagcgggatgattcacatattggtgatttgtctgttttcaaacacggtgtgaaatttattggagcctctcaatatgtgtatgcaggtgaggactatgacaacatggtgtggtatgtgctccgaagttgccctgaggttgatccatacatcga CCTGTGCAAACAAGAGTTGAACCAACGAGGTGGTCAGATCAATGTTGATAGATGGCTTGCCAAGAACTTTGCTAGATGGTTTCAGACTCAT ATTGGGAAAATGCGAAATGATGTCTGTCCTGATCTCTATGCTTTggcgtgcaaaccagattttagagtgAGACTATATTCTGCATGTGTTGTTGACAGTGTTCGGTACCATACTGTTGACCGCGAGAAGAACAGAAAGACACAAAATAGTGGAATCGTTTCTGAGGGAGATCATGATGGGAACAGCATTGACTTCTTTGGTCAGCTCAAATCCATCATCAGATTGCAATACAACTCCAGCAGTGGCGTCCATCGGTCAGTTGTCCTCTTCTGGTGTGACTGGTTTGACCTTGGTGGTAGGAAACCCGGGCTCGACGATGATGGACACTTCAAAAGTGTTAACACAGCAAAGTTTTGGTACAAGAATGATCCTTTCCTTCTGACATCACAAGCAACCAAGGTCTTTTATGTGCCAGACACCAAGTTGAAAGGAAAATGGCAAGTTGTGCAGAAATTTCACCATAGACATCTATGGAGTGTAAAAGAAAATGAACAGGGACCCGGTGTTGCTGTACTATCATATCAAGATGAAGATTCCAGTCAAGTTCCTGTGCAAGAAAAAGAAGGCACTGCACGGAGTAGGACGAGAAGTGACCAGGAATGTGTGCTACTTGAAAAAGTCATTGTGGACAAACTGAAGAAACGGAGCAAGGAGGTTGTTCCTGAAGAAATCGAGGAGGTTGATGAGACAATGTATCAATATTgcactgatgatgatgatgatggaggaaaTAGGACTAGGAATCGTCCAGTTTCCGAAGAAGATGAATAG
- the LOC139831862 gene encoding uncharacterized protein encodes MEVMQGHTMLVEVMQRHTILSEPQVPGKDTIFAELIEEAKRAASDGGTMSRFSLTVKLLQAKSYYQISNVAFNAILLILALQYPASSIRKSYEEALSIVGRLGLGYESIHVCPNNCVLFRKDYAKENNCPKCKASRWKDADGRRKIPEKVLRNIRLGLATDGFNPYGNMSNSYNMWPVFVLPYNLPPWACMDQSNFMLTLLIPGPSSPGKDFDVFMEPLMEELQELWKGVKSYDANSPDKFDLRAAILWCIHDYPALHTLSGRATAGYQACVRCDKENRSKKLRNKICFIGHRRWLPLSHPWRKSKEYNGAIERREKPAEFTPEELKEQLDRVRDVIPGKLQKKRKRKTKDTVNSRLDLEDMGIRDGYASNISKCVAADKCKLQGLKTHDCHILLQRILPAGLRGTIHEDIYEAVAELGNFFVESGFAKH; translated from the exons atggaggtgatgcaGGGGCACACCATGTTGGTGGAGGTGATGCAGAGGCACACTATTTTG TCAGAACCGCAAGTTCCTGGAAAGGACACTATATTTGCTGAGTTGATAGAGGAAGCCAAGCGCGCAGCCAGCGATGGGGGTACAATGTCAAGGTTTTCACTCACAGTCAAGTTACTTCAGGCCAAGTCGTACTACCAGATTAGCAACGTTGCATTCAACGCGATACTCCTGATTTTGGCCTTGCAATACCCTGCTAGCTCAATACGAAAGTCATACGAGGAGGCACTTAGCATAGTCGGCAGGTTGGGCCTTGGTTATGAGAGTATCCATGTGTGCCCGAATAACTGTGTATTGTTCCGGAAGGATTATGCCAAGGAGAATAATTGCCCCAAGTGCAAAGCCTCCAGATGGAAAGATGCTGATGGTAGGAGAAAGATCCCAGAGAAGGTGCTGAG GAACATAAGGCTTGGACTTGCCACGGATGGTTTTAATCCCTACGGGAATATGAGCAACTCCTACAACATGTGGCCTGTATTCGTGCTGCCATACAACCTTCCACCGTGGGCATGTATGGATCAGTCCAACTTCATGCTGACATTGCTAATCCCTGGTCCATCCTCTCCAGGAAAAGATTTTGATGTCTTCATGGAGCCTTTGATGGAAGAGCTGCAGGAGCTCTGGAAAGGTGTAAAATCATATGATGCCAATAGTCCAGACAAGTTTGATCTCCGTGCTGCAATCTTATggtgtattcatgattatccgGCACTGCACACATTGTCAGGGAGGGCCACAGCTGGTTACCAGGCATGTGTGCGTTGTGACAAAGAGAATCGCTCCAAGAAATTAAGGAACAAAATCTGCTTTATTGGGCACCGCCGTTGGCTACCTCTGTCCCATCCTTGGAGAAAAAGCAAAGAATACAATGGTGCTATTGAAAGGCGTGAGAAGCCAGCGGAATTCACTCCAGAAGAGCTAAAGGAACAGCTTGATAGGGTTAGAGATGTGATACCAGGCAAGCTTCAGAAGAAAAGGAAAC GCAAGACAAAGGACACTGTGAATTCAAGGCTTGATTTGGAAGATATGGGCATAAGAG ATGGGTACGCGTCTAACATATCCAAGTGTGTGGCTGCTGATAAGTGCAAGCTTCAAGGGCTGAAGACCCATGACTGTCATATATTGCTTCAAAGGATCTTACCGGCTGGCCTGCGAGGAACAATCCATGAAGACATATATGAAGCGGTTGCTGAGCTTGGAAATTTCTTCGTAGAGTCAGGCTTTGCAAAACACTGA